CGGCCAGGTGGAAGCGGTGCGGCATCGCACAGCGGCCGAGCACCTCGCGCAGCTCGTAGGCGCGCCCGGACCACGTCTCGCCGATGACGTCGATCGTGTGGGGCGCGCTGTGGCGGGCCTCGGCCCAGGTGTGCAGGAAACCCGAGACGGCCTGGTGGAACTGCTCGTCCGGCGGTGCTGCCGGTCGGACCAGGTAGTGGTCCATGTGTCCGGTGGCGATCGCCTCGAAGACCGCTTCACCGGTCGCGAGCACCCCGACGTGGGACCAGCCGACCAGCAGTGCTCGCCGGGCGTGCGGGAAGAACCGGTGCACCTCCGCGAGCAGTCGCGTGCCGGGCTCGCCCGCGAGGGTCTCGCCCGCGAGCACGAGGGCGACCTCCTCGCCGTCGGCCACGAGCTCCTCGAGAGCGCCGAGCGCCTGGTTCCGCGAGCGCAGACAGATGACGCGGTAGTCGCGCTCGTACCGGTTGCGGAGCTCACGCTCGACGGCGTGCAGCAGGCCGGGGTCGTCGTCGACCGCGATCAGCAGCGGGCCGCTCATGGCTGCTGGTCGTGGTGCCGGGCACGTCCCACCCACACGCGTCAGATCGTAGGAGGGGAGGCCCGGCGGCGCCAGGGTGGGTCACCGGGCCGGTCTCACATCGTCAGCACCGCGTACGAGACTCGATAGGCGCCTGCCTTGCATCGGGATCGTGGCGGCAAGTCAGGCGCGGTCCGCGCGAAGCAGTGGCAAGTCGAGGTCATATGCCAGCACGACGGCCCGGGCGAGCTGCTTCTCCTGGTCTGCGGTCAAGAAGCCGATCGTGCGTCCGACCAGTTGCGAGGGGACGGTGACGACGTTGTCGAGCGAGGCCACGCACTCGTGGTCGAGTCCGTTGTGCGGGCCCAGCCGGACCTCGCTAGTCAGGCCCTTGATGGTGGAGGTGACGGGTGCGACAGTGACCTTGGTCATTGCCGAGCGGGCTGCTTCACGAGTGAGCACGACGGCTGGTCGGGCCTTGTCGAGGTGCATCAGGCAGATCTCATGCACGGCTCACTCCTCGAGGTCGACCCGGCCTACGGTCCAGTTCACGAGTGGATCGAGGTCGTCCGCCGGTCCCTTCTCTCGAAGACTGGCAGCGTCCTGCTCTGCGAGGAGCAGCCGCATCTCGCGCTCCAGGGCGCTGGCAACCAGGCTGGCACGACTCGTGGCCTTGCCGGAGGCCACGGCTCGGTCGAGGAAGGCGACCATCTCGTCGGGGAGCCGGACGGCGATCTGGGTGCTCACAACTCCATGATACCGGCGTGAATCCCAAGTTGGTATGCTCTGGCGGCTCAGGCATGGTGGTCAGGCGTGGCCCCCTACGGAGCCCAAAACGGCCGCCAAGGATCGGGCCGGTTGACCGTCACCGAGGCAGGAGACGTCCCTTGTGAAGGCCGACCTCAAGAAAGAGATCGCCACCTACACCGCTCCGCACGGACGGTTCGCGATCGTGACCGTGCCCGCGTTGCAGTTCCTCATGATCGATGGGCACGGCGACCCCAACACGTCCCAGGTGTACGAGGACGCCGTGACGACGATCTTTCCGGTCGCCTACAAGCTGAAGTTCCTCAGCAAGGGCGACCTGGGTCGTGACTATTCGGTGATGCCGCTCGAAGCCCTCTGGTGGTCCGACGACATGGCATCCTTCACCAGCGCCCGGGACAAGTCGCGCTGGGACTGGACGCTGATGAACCTGGTCCCCGCCTGGATCACGCCAGCACACCTCGCCACCGCATGCGGGACGGTCGCTCGCAAGGGCGGCGCGCTGCTGCTCGAGGACGTCCGCCTCGAACGCCTCGACGAGGGCCTGAGCGTGCAAACCCTCCACGTGGGTCCGTACGACGACGAAGCGCCGGTCCTCGACGCGATGCACAACGAGTTCATACCCGCCCATTCCCTGCGCATGACCGGGAAGCATCACGAGATCTACCTCAGCGACTTCCGCCGCACGCCGGCGAGCAAGCTCAAGACGATCCTGCGTCAGCCCGTCGGGGGTGCCGGCGCGTAGGCGCCCGATCGACAGCTGCTGGTGGGCCTATTCGTTGATCGCCTCGATACCCAGCCGCTTGAGTTCCTCGAGATGGTCCAGCATGGCCTTGACGATCCGCGGGGGGTGCCCCGTCCAGTTCTGCACCTCACCGACCACCCGCAGCGGCTGCCGAGTGCGATATGACCTGGTCGGGTTGCCCGGGAACTTCTTGTCGGTGAGGTTCGGGTCGTCTTCGATGGGGCCGGTGGGTTCCACGCGGTAGATCCGCCCGCGCCCTTCGCCTGTGGCCAGCTCCGCTCCCCAGGTCGCCGCCTCAAGGGTTGCGGTCAGGTAGATGAAGTTCGCCTTCTTCCGCTCGCCGTAATTGGAGCTGTAGCCAGGTTCCAGGAGGTCTCCGACCATCAGGTCAGCTCTGGTGCCGTGGTAGTAGGGCCCGGGGTCCTGCTCTCGCGGGGCGTCGGCACGGTCCATCCGCCGAGCCTGCACGAGCCGAAGGGTTGCCCGCACCCCGACGCGCGTGTTGCTGGCCGGGCCCCGAGGATGGCGGTCATGACCGCGTTGCTCTGGCTCCGTCGGGACCTTCGGCTGCACGACCTCCCGGCGCTGCTCGCGGCGCACGAGTCGGACGGCGACGTCCTGCCGGCGTTCGTCGCGGACCCGACATTGCTGGCCTCGGCGGGGCCGGTGCGCCGGGCCCACCTTGCCGCGGCGCTGGGCGCCCTCGACGCGTCGTACGACGGCGCGCTGGTGGTCCGCGTGGGTCGCCCCGAGACCGAGGTCCCGGCCCTCGTCCGAGAGATCGGCGCCGCGAGCGTCCATGTCAGCCGGGAGAGCACGCCGTACGGGCGGCGCCGCGACCGCCGGGTCGAGCGCGCCTTGGGGGATGTCCCGCTCGTGGCCACCGGCACGCCCTACGCCGTCGGCCCGGGGTTGGTGCGCAAGGCGGACGGCGCGCCGTTCCAGGTGTTCACCCCGTTCTCCCGCGTGTGGCGGGAGCACGGCTGGCCCTCGCCCGCACCGGTCCCCGCCCGCCTGGCGTGGCACCGGACGGTCGAGTCGGCACCGCTGCCCTGGGACGAGGACCCGGCCACCGCCGTCGTGCCCACCGGTGAGGCCGCAGCCCGAGCTCGGTGGGAAGAGTTCCTCGAGGACGACCTCGCGGACTACGACCGCAACCGTGACCGCCCGGACCTGGATGCCACGTCGCAGATGTCGGTGCACCTCAAGAACGGCACGATCCACCCGCGCACGATGCTCGCAGACATCGCTGCCCACCCGGCAGGAAGGTCGGAGGGCGCCCGGCGGTTCGTCGCCGAGCTGTGCTGGAGGGAGTTCTACGCCGACGTGCTCTGGCATCGCCCGGACTCCGCCTGGGACGACCTGCGTGATGACCTGCGCGGCATGGCGTACGAGGACCCGGCAGGTGCCGCGGCGGCCCCCGTCCGCGCATGGCAGGAGGGCCGGACGGGGTATCCGTTCGTCGACGCCGGCATGCGCCAGCTCCTCACCGAAGGGTGGATGCACAACCGGGTACGGATGGTCGTGGCGAGCTTCCTCGTCAAGGACCTGCACGTGTGGTGGCCGCACGGCGCGCGGTACTTCCTCGAGCACCTCCGCGATGGCGACATCGCCTCGAACAACCACGGCTGGCAGTGGGTGGCGGGTACCGGCACGGACGCCGCGCCCTACTTCCGCGTGTTCAACCCGGTCACCCAGGGCGAGCGGTACGACCCCGAGGGAGTGTACGTGCGCCGGTACGTGCCCGAGCTGGCCCACATCCCGGGCGTCGCGGTGCACCAGCCGTGGCGCGTGCCGGATGGTCTGGACCACGGGTATCCCGAGCGGATCGTCGATCATGCCTCGGAGCGGGCGGAGGCGCTGGGGCGCTACGAGGCTGCGCGTGCGACCAGACCCGCAGGTGTACGCAGGAGCGCCAGCACTTCCTAGTGGAGCATTGCCGTTTGCCTACGATGCACTGATCCTGCAAAAAGGCGGCCGCTCTGAGCACGGTTCTGCATCTGTGGTGGGACGTTGTTCCCGCAAGAAACTTGCCGCGCGCGGCGGCGAGGTCGCCCGGCAATATGATCCGCACCATGAGCGAGCAGGACGGTCAGCCCGCCGCGCGACCGAAGCAAGGCGACTGGCGGCGAAGCGGGGCCCCGCGGTTCTCAGGCTCGACGCCTGTCCGGGCCACTGAACGTCAGCACTTTGCCGTTCCCGCTCACCCCGTCGGACGTCGATGTCTGGCGGCACGACGATCAGAGCGGCCGAGTGATAGTCGAAGCACCTCCACGCACCGACCTCTACGTCAATCCGGGCGGCCAGGGCTCTGCAGATGCGGAGTCGATGCTCAACGCAGCGACCCTTGTCGGGACGCCCCCCGGCGGCGATTTTCAGTTCAGCGCGCGGGTGAGTCCGGACTTCCGAGCGCAGTTCGACGCCGGGGTGCTGCTGCTGTGGATCGACGAGCCGCACTGGGCCAAGTTCTGTTTCGAGTTCTCTCCCGCGTCAGATCCCATCGTGGTCTCGGTCGTCACTCGAGTTGTCTCCGATGATGCCAATGCCTTTGTCGTTCAGGACCGGTCGGTGTGGTTGCGCATCTGCCGCGTTGATCACGTCTATGCGTTCCACGCATCGAGCGACGGCACCCGGTGGCAGCTGATCCGCGTCTTCGGAATGGGAGACGCGGTGTCCGAGCACCGCAAGGGTTTCGAGGCCCAGTCACCTAACGGGGACGGCTGCACCGTGACCTTCAACGAGATTCGATTCTCCCGCCAGAGTCTCGCGGATCTTCGCGACGGTTCCTGACATTCGCGGCGTTCGCAGGCATGGAGCGGTCGTCGTCGCTCGTCCGGGCCGTGAAGGCGCCGAACCCCGTCATGCGGGCGCAGCGCAGTCGGTCGCCCCCCGGACCGCACCCCTGCGCGGCGCCGGTGTCGTTCTGGCGGAGTCGGGGTCAGTGCTGGCCGTAGACGTTCTGGTAGCGCTCGAAGAGACTCGCCACCTGCGCGTCGGGGATAGGAATTGGCTCGCCGAGCTGGCGGGAGATGTGCACGGTGCGAGCGACCTCCTCGCACATCACCGCGGCCTTGACCGCGGCGCGGGCATCCTTGCCAACGGTGAAGGGGCCGTGGTTGCGCATGAGCACGGCCTTCGACCGGGAGCCCCGCAGCGTCTCGACGATGCCGCGGCCGATGGAGTCGTCCCCGATCAGCGCGAACGGGCCGACCGGGATGTCCCCGCCGAACTCGTCCGCCATCATCGTCAGCACGCACGGGATCGCCTCACCGCGCGCGGCCCACGCGGCGGCGTAGGTGGAGTGAGTGTGCACCACCCCGCCCACCTCGGGCATGTGCCGGTAGACGTAGGCGTGCGCGGCGGTGTCGGAGGACGGCTGCAGCGACGCCGCCGTGCCATCGTCGATCTTGGCGCCGTCCAGGTCACATACCACCATGACCTCCGGTGCGAGGTCGTCGTAGGAGACCCCAGACGGCTTGATGACGAACAAGTCGGTGCCCGGCACCCGTTCGGACACGTTGCCGGCCGTCCACACCACCAGCTCGTAGCGGGGCAGCTCCGCATGCAAGGCGGCCACCCTCTCGCGGGTCGCCGCGATGGCCTTCTGGATCTCGGAGGAGAGTTCAATCAGCACCGTAGTCATCGCGCACCTCCCAGGAGTTCGGCCACGTCCGCGTCGACGTCCTGCACCGTGACATTCCGAGCCAGGGCCTTGCGGCGCAGCCGCTTGAGTCGGCGCATGACGTCGTTGCCGCCGCGGCCGAAGTGGTCGTGCAGAGCGGTGTACTCCGCGTACAGGTCGTCGTAGGCCAGCGCGGCGTCCTCGTCGGGCGTGTACGCGGCGACCGTGCGCCGCCCCATCGCGCGGGCCGCGGTTCGCACGTCCGGGTACGCCCCGGCCGCCACGGCGGCGTGGATCGCCGAGCCCAGCGCCGGGCCCTGCTCGGACATGATGGTGGACAGCGGCAGGCGGGTGATGTCGGAGTACATCTGCATGAGGAACCGGTTCTTCAGCAGACCCCCGGCCACGACCAGCTCCCTCACCGGTACCCCGGCGCCGTCGAAGGCCTCGACGATGGTGCGGGTCCCGAACGCGGTGGCCTCGAGCAGGGCCCGGTAGACCTCCTCCGGGCGTGTGGCCAGCGTGAGGCCCAGGACGAGGCCGCTCAGCTCGTGGTCCACCAGGACCGACCGGTTGCCCGAGTGCCAGTCCAGCGCGACCAGGCCGTGCCCGCCGACCGGCAGGGCGGCGGCCTTCTCGGTCAGCAGCTCGTGCACGGACAGGCCGCGCCGCTGTGCCTCGGCGGTGTACTCGGACGGGACGGCGTTGTTGACAAACCAGGCGAATATGTCCCCGACTCCGGACTGGCCGGCTTCGTAGCCCCAGACGTCCTCGATGATGCCGCCCTTGACGACGCCGCACATGCCCGGCACCTCGGCCAGGCGCTCACCGTTCATCACGTGGCACGTCGAGGTGCCCATGATCGCGACCATCTGGCCCGGTTCCACGGCGTTCGCGGCCGGCGCGGTCACGTGCGCGTCGACGTTGCCGACGGCGACGGCGATGCCTTCGGGCAGCCCGGTCCAGTCGGCCGCCTGCGCTGAGAGCCGCCCGGCGGTGTGGCCGAGCTGGCCGATGGTGTGCTCGACCTTCTCGGCGACGAAGTCGGTGAAGTCGGGGTTGAGCTGGCCGAGGAACTCCCGCGACGGGTATTGCCCGTCCTGGTAGATGCCCTTGTACCCGGCCGTGCACGCGTTGCGAACGTACTCCCCGGTCAGCTGCCAGACGATCCAGTCCGCCGCCTCGACCCAGCGGGCCATCGCGTCGTAGACCTCGCGGTCCTCCTCTAGCAGCTGCAGGCCCTTGGCGAACTCCCACTCCGAGGAGATGAACCCGCCGTAGCGCTTGATCCACTCCTCGCCGCGGGCATGGGCCAGCTCGTTGATGCGGTCCGCCTGCCCCTGCGCGGCGTGGTGCTTCCAGAGCTTGACGTATGCGTGCGGGCGCCCGGCGAACTGCTCAAGCTCACACAGCGGCGTCCCGTCCTGCGTCGTCGGCACCATGGTGCACGCAGTGAAGTCCGTCCCGATCCCGACCACGTCTGCGGGGTCCACCCCGGCCGCCTCGATCGCCGCCGGCACCGCGACCTTGAGCACCTCGACGTAGTCCGCCGGGTTCTGCAGCGCCCACTCCGGCGGGAGCTCCTCGTCCTCGTGCGCCGACAGCACCCGGTCCATCACCGCGTGCGGGTACTCGTGCACCGCGCTGCCCAGCTCCACACCGTCCGACACCCGCACGACCACCGCACGGCCGGACAACGTCCCGTAGTCGATCCCGACGACCAGCGCGGTGCTCTCGTTGATCATTTGCTGTCTCCTTGTGATTCGGATTCGTGCGGGCATTGCTCGTGCGAGGGTGGACTTCAACGTCCGGCGCGAACTACCGTCCGGTAGGACCGCTCCTGGCCGGGTTCGAGCCAGATCACTTCGCCGTCGTGCTCGGCCTGTTTGCGGCCGAAGTCTCGCGAGGTTGATGGTTCGACGCCCAGCACGTTGACACCGGGTGTCGCGTCGCGCCAGAGAACTAGCTGGTCCCAGCTGGCGGTGTCCTGTTCGACGCGTACCCAGGCGCCGTGGGGTGAGCGGACCTCTACCGCCGCGACCGGTCCGGGGTGCGGGCGGCAGTGGAGCACCACTTCGGGTGCAGTGCCATCGGCGATATCGAGGGTCCACGGCAGGGGGACGGTAGTTGGACCGGAGCGGTCACGCTCGCCGACAGGGTCCGCGGTCGCGGTCACGACCGTCCCCGGCACCACCACGGGTGCTCCGAGGTTGACGTGGTGGCGGAACATGTGCCCGGCAGGCACCCACCCCGGGTTGCGGACGGTGTCCTCGATACGAAGCATCGGTTCGGCTGTGCTGGCCACGAGTCGCCGGCGCAGCGCGAGCGTCGGTGTGCCGAGGGCGGCCTCGATCACGTCGCCGGTGACCTCGAGGGAGAGTACGCCGTCGTCGTCGACGAGCGACCATCGCACGTTCTCGGCGGGGATGTGGCCGACTCGCCCGTGCAGTGGGTGGTGTACTCCATCCACGGTGGACGGTGCACCGGTCGAGGCCAGCCCGCACGTGGTGAGCAGGCCACCGCCGAACGTGTGGACCCAGCCCGTGCTGCCGGACTTATAGCGGGCCGAGTTGATCGGGCCGCGCGCCGAGCGCCAGGCCAGGGGTAGCCCGGCGGCGTCCGCCCAGCCGATGTCCATGGCTCGGTCGAGGAGCAGATCGAAGGAGATGCCTGCAGGGTTGCGCACCGTCAGGATAGGGCTGCCGCGGCCTGGGCCCTCGTCGAGCACTGCCCGGGTGACCGACACGAGCTGGTCCGGTGCGCCGAGCAGGCGCCGTAGCGTCGGCTCGAGCATCACTGAGTCTGCACCGAAGCCCATCAGCCGGCCCCGCGCACCTCAACGGCCGACGACCGCCGGGCTCCGACTGCGATGGCGGCGACGAGGACGGCTCCGGTGAGGACGTACTGCCAGTAGGACGCGACGCCCAGCAGGTTCAGTGCGTTGGCCAGCACTGCAAAGAGCAGCGCGCCGACCACCGTTCCGAACATTGTGCCCCGCCCGCCGCGCAGTGCCGTGCCGCCGACGACGACGGCTGCGATGACGTCCATCTCGAAGCCCATGGCCATGTTGCCCTCGGCTGAGGACAACCGGCCTGCCATGAAGATCCCCGCCAGGGCGAAGCACACGCCGGCTACGACGAAAACTAGAACCTTCGCGTGGTTGACCGGTAGCCCGGCGAGCACGGCGGCCCGCTCGTTGCTACCGAATGCCCGCAAGGTGCGTCCGAAGTACGTTCGGCTGAGCAGCAGGTAGGACGCGACCGCCACCATGATGAATAGCAGAAACGAGATCGGCAGCCAGCCCACCGTGCCGGTGGTCGCCGCCCGGTAGTTGCTCGACGTGATCGGCACGACCTTTCCGGAGGTCCAGATAAACGCCAGACCGAGGAAGAGGTACAGGGTGCCGAGCGTCGCGATGAACGGCGCGATCCGCACGTAGGTCACCAGTAGCCCGTTGACCAGGCCGAGCACGACGCCGATACCGAGGGCGAGTGCCATCGCTGCCCCGATGGTGGTGTGGGGCAGCACGGTTGCCACGGCGATCGCACTGACCGCGATGACCCCACCGACCGACAGGTCCAGCAGCCCACCGGCGATGAGCAGCGTCATGCCGCATGCGGCCAAACCCACGAACGACGCCTGGAAGAGGACGTTCTCGATGTTGCCGGGGCCCCAGAAGGACGGCTTGGTCAGGCCGACGCCGATGGCCAGGACCACGAGAACGGCAAGGAGGTACTGCCGCGAGGCGAAGTGGAGGGCGCTCTGCAGCTGCCCCGGTCCGCGATCGACCCGGGCGGAACGGTTGATGGTGTCGGTGGTGGTCACGAAAGCCTTCCCTCCAGCATTCGGCGGACCGCGGCACGCTGCGCACCGTCGACGCTCAGCGCGAAGATCAGCAGCAGCCCGAGCGCGACGTACTGGTAGAACGACGGGACGTTGAGCAGGTTGAGGCCAGAGTTGATCATCGCCAGCAGCAGCGCGGCAACGAACGTCCCGACGATGTTGGCGCGCCCGCCGGCCATGGACGTGCCGCCCAGCACCACAATGGCGATGGCTTGCAGCTCGAGGCCGGCAGAGACCGAGCCGTTGACGACGCCGAGTTGGCTGGCCAGAAGAACCCCCCCGACGCCCGCGGACGCGCCGGCGACAAGATAGCTGAGCAGGAGCACGCGGTTGACGCTGATGCCCGTGTCCACGGCCGCTTCGGGACTGCCGCCGACGGCGACCACGTGCTTACCGAAGCGCATCCGCTCGAGCGTGAACCACATGGCCCCGCCGGCGGCGACCGCGATGAGGAAGGGCACGGGGATGCCGAGCAGCGAAGATGTCGCCACGTCCTTGAACCCGGCCGAGGCGATCATGATGGGGGCGCCTCCGGTGAAGAGCAGCACCGCCCCGCGGAAGACGCTCATGGTGGCAAGGGTGCCGATGAAGCCGGGCACCTTGGCCTGGGTGACGATCAGTCCGTTGACAAGGCCGAGCGCGGCGCCGACCGCGATACCTACGGCCGCTCCGACGAGCGGTCCCGAGGCGTTGACGGCGGCCGCCGCGACGCAGGCAGCCAGCGCCTGTGCCGATCCGACCGACAGGTCGATGCCGCGCACGGCGATGACTAGGGTCATCCCGTAGCCGACGATCGCGAGAATCGCGGCGTTGACGAGCATGTTCGTCACGTTCGAGGCCGAGGCGAAGTTCGGGACGATTGCGAGGCCGGCAATGAGCACGAGCAGAAAGGGCACGAGCACACCGGAGTTCTGCAGCAGGCGCCGGCGCTGGTCGGCACGGCGCGCCCGCTCGGCCGAGCGGTCCCGTTCTGCGGCGACGAGCTCATCAGCCGCGCGAACAGTGGCGGTCTCAGGCATGGTTGGTCTCCTGCGCGGTCTGGCCGACGGATGCGCCGACGATGTTCTCCTCGGTGACGTCCCTGCCGCGTAGCTCGGCGACATGGCGTCCGGCGAAGTACACGGCACAGCGGTCCGCAATCGCGGCGAGCTCCGGTGCATCGGAGCTTGACACCACCACGGCCACGCCGCTGTCGGCGAGCTGTTGGATGAGCTGGTAGATGTCGACCTTCGCCCCGACGTCTACGCCTCGGGTGGGTTCGTTCAACAGCAGCACTGAGCAGCCCGAGAGCAGGGCACGACTCAGAAGCACCTTCTGCTGGTTCCCCCCCGAGAGGTTGCCGACGAGCTGACGGCCGTGCGGCACCCTGATGCGCATCTGGTCCCGCAGTTTGAGGAACTCGGCTGACTCGTCGCGTGGTACCGGCAGCAGCCGGTTACGCCAGGGCAGGGCCCGGCGGTCACGGGACACCATGGCGTTCTCGGTCACGTCGAGGTGCGGCAGGATGCCCTCGCCCTTACGGTCCTCGGAGAGCATGAAGATTCCGTTGGCCACTGCCTCGCGACTGCTGCGCAGGCGGACCTGGCGACTGTCGACCCTGACGGTCCCACGCTGCGCGACGAGGTCACCGAAGAGTGCCCGGGTGAGTTCGGTGCGGCCGGAGCCGACCAGCCCGGCCAGGCCGAGGATCTCACCACGGCGGACTTCGAGGTCGAACGGCTCGGCGACGCCTGGAACCACCAGGTCGCGGACCTCGAGCCGGACGTCGACGGCACTCTCGTGGACGGCGGCGTGCTCGTAGGTCTGTGGCTTACGGCCGAGCATGTGCTCGACAAGGCGGGGCTCGTCGAGCTCGGCGGTGGGCTGGTGTGCGACGAGCTCACCGTCACGCAGCACGGCTACGTCGTCGCAGATGGTGAAGATCTCGTCGAGGTGGTGGGAGACGTAGACGATGGCCTTTCCCCGCTCGGCCAAGCGGCGAACGATGGTGTGAAGCTGGCTGATCTCTGCGGCGTTGAGGGCAGCTGTGGGTTCATCCATGATAAGGACGTCGAACTCACGTGAGAGTGCACGGGCGATCTCGACCATCTGCCGGTCACCCACGGTGAGCGAGCTCAGCGGGCGGTCCGGATCGAGCTCCATGCCGAGCTGCTCGAGCACCTCGACGGACCGCGCACGGGTACGTCCCCGGTGCACCACTCCGCCAGATGTGAGCTCGTGCCCGAGGAAGATGTTGTCGGCCACCGAGAGCTGCGGGACCTGCCGGAACTCCTGGCTGACCACGCTTATGCCGGCGGCCTGGGAGTCAGCCGAGCTCCGGAATCGCTGCTCGGCCCCCTTCACGATCACCGCGCCTCGCACGGGCTGCTCGATGCCACCGAGGATGCGGATGAGCGTGCTCTTGCCGGCCCCGTTCTCACCTACAAGTCCGAGGACCTGTCCTGCTCGGATCTGCAGGGACACACCCTTGAGCGCCCGGACCCCTGGGTACTCCTGAACGACGTCGTTGACCTGCAGCACTGTCGTCATCGCTTCTCTCCATCGGCGCGATGGGTGGGGGTGGCCGGAGCCACCCCCACCACGTGGTCGGCTCAGTCCTGCGCGGCGCGGGACGCGCGGAAGTCGGCCATGTTGTCGGCGGTCACGATCTCCACGGGGAAGAAGATCGTCTTGTTCTCGGCGTCGTCGTAGCTCGCGTCGTTCCCCTCGAGCAGGGCGAGGACGGTCTCAACGGCCTTGACGCCCTGTCCGTACGGGTCCTGGGCAACGGTCGCACTCATCAGACCCTGTTCAATCAGGTCGAGGGCGCCGTCGGAGCCGTCGAACCCGATGAGGATGAAGCCGTCGGCCACGGACTTGCCTGCCGTCTCCATGGCACGCTGGGCGCCGATGGCCGAGTCGTCGTTGGCCGCGTAGATGACCTCTAGGTCAGGGTTGGCCGACAGCATGTCCTGCGCGGCGGCAAAGCCACCGTCGACGGTGTCGTTGCCGTCGAGGCTGGAGACGATCTCAAAGTTCTCGTGGTCGTCCACGGCCGCGACGAACTCGGCCACACGCTCCTCACCCACCACCGAGCCGGCGTGCAGCTCGATGACGCCGACCTTGTGGGGTCCGGGGACATCGCCGAGCTGCTCGATGACGTACTCGGCAGCCAAGGCTCCGCCGTTGGCGTTGTTGGACTGGATGTAGGCGTCATAGTCGCCGGCGGTGCCGATGTCGGCGATGACGACTGGGATCTTCGCGGCGTGGGCAGCGTCGATCGTCGCGGGTAGCGCGGTCGGCTGTACCGGGGTGACGATCAGACCCGAGATATCCTGGTTGATCAGGTCGAGCGAGCCGGAGACCTGCTGGTTCTGGTCGGACTTCTGGTCGACCACCACGACATTGACCCCGGCCTCTTCTCCACCGGCCTTGACGCCCGCGGAGTAGGACTGCCAGTAGGGGTTCTGCAGGTCGTAGACCGAGTAGCCGATGGTCAGCGGGTCCTTGGCCTCGAACTCCACGGAAGCGCTGGCGCCGGTGGCGTTGTCGCCACCATCAGCACTGTCGGCGGGCTCGTCGGCACCGCTGGCGCAGGCGGCCAGCATGAGGCTGGCGACGGCTGAGAGTGCAACGACTCTGGGGAGGTTGCGCATGGTGTCTCCTTTGACGTGATGGGTTGATTGTCTGGGTCGTGCTTGTGGCGATTTGGTGTGCTGGGTCGTCCGCTGGGGTCAGCGGATGTTCGTCGTCAGGCGCCCGGTGTTGGCGGCGGGGGCGACGAAGGCGTTGTCGTGCAGGCCGGCCCAAGCGGGCAGGGGCGTGGGCGTGTCGGCGGCGTGCTCGGTCGGCTCGTGGCTGTAGGTCGAGACTTCACGGACGACCAGCGGCGTCGGAGAGTCGGCCGGGCAGCGGAACGCGTGCAGATGCTTCCGGTGCATTACGAACTTGGGGTCACCGCTCTTGAGCCGAACGTGGCTGGTGAGCCGGGCATAGGTCTGCTCGCGGCCGGCGGGAAGGTCGACCCCGTCGGGCCACGGCGAGCCGGCGGGCATCGGGTTGAAGCTGAGGACCTCCTCGTCACCCACCTGGACGGGCGTGGGAGCGTAGAAGACCTCCATCTCGCCCATCACTACCTCGTAGCTCTCGGTCTTGCGCTGGTGGAAGTGGGGCGGGCAGAACTTGCCCGGGTGGACGATCATCAGCTTGTCGCACAGGCCGCTGTACTCCGACCCGTGGGAGGCGGATGCGGGCAGGCCATCGACAGCCGCCTCGTTGAGCGACTCAAATATCACCATGAGCTCGTGAGCCTCACGCGACCAGAGGCCGTTCT
This window of the Georgenia yuyongxinii genome carries:
- a CDS encoding type II toxin-antitoxin system PemK/MazF family toxin, which produces MHEICLMHLDKARPAVVLTREAARSAMTKVTVAPVTSTIKGLTSEVRLGPHNGLDHECVASLDNVVTVPSQLVGRTIGFLTADQEKQLARAVVLAYDLDLPLLRADRA
- a CDS encoding ribbon-helix-helix domain-containing protein translates to MSTQIAVRLPDEMVAFLDRAVASGKATSRASLVASALEREMRLLLAEQDAASLREKGPADDLDPLVNWTVGRVDLEE
- a CDS encoding GyrI-like domain-containing protein translates to MKADLKKEIATYTAPHGRFAIVTVPALQFLMIDGHGDPNTSQVYEDAVTTIFPVAYKLKFLSKGDLGRDYSVMPLEALWWSDDMASFTSARDKSRWDWTLMNLVPAWITPAHLATACGTVARKGGALLLEDVRLERLDEGLSVQTLHVGPYDDEAPVLDAMHNEFIPAHSLRMTGKHHEIYLSDFRRTPASKLKTILRQPVGGAGA
- the arr gene encoding NAD(+)--rifampin ADP-ribosyltransferase, with product MDRADAPREQDPGPYYHGTRADLMVGDLLEPGYSSNYGERKKANFIYLTATLEAATWGAELATGEGRGRIYRVEPTGPIEDDPNLTDKKFPGNPTRSYRTRQPLRVVGEVQNWTGHPPRIVKAMLDHLEELKRLGIEAINE
- a CDS encoding cryptochrome/photolyase family protein, producing MTALLWLRRDLRLHDLPALLAAHESDGDVLPAFVADPTLLASAGPVRRAHLAAALGALDASYDGALVVRVGRPETEVPALVREIGAASVHVSRESTPYGRRRDRRVERALGDVPLVATGTPYAVGPGLVRKADGAPFQVFTPFSRVWREHGWPSPAPVPARLAWHRTVESAPLPWDEDPATAVVPTGEAAARARWEEFLEDDLADYDRNRDRPDLDATSQMSVHLKNGTIHPRTMLADIAAHPAGRSEGARRFVAELCWREFYADVLWHRPDSAWDDLRDDLRGMAYEDPAGAAAAPVRAWQEGRTGYPFVDAGMRQLLTEGWMHNRVRMVVASFLVKDLHVWWPHGARYFLEHLRDGDIASNNHGWQWVAGTGTDAAPYFRVFNPVTQGERYDPEGVYVRRYVPELAHIPGVAVHQPWRVPDGLDHGYPERIVDHASERAEALGRYEAARATRPAGVRRSASTS
- a CDS encoding DUF1349 domain-containing protein, giving the protein MPFPLTPSDVDVWRHDDQSGRVIVEAPPRTDLYVNPGGQGSADAESMLNAATLVGTPPGGDFQFSARVSPDFRAQFDAGVLLLWIDEPHWAKFCFEFSPASDPIVVSVVTRVVSDDANAFVVQDRSVWLRICRVDHVYAFHASSDGTRWQLIRVFGMGDAVSEHRKGFEAQSPNGDGCTVTFNEIRFSRQSLADLRDGS
- a CDS encoding L-ribulose-5-phosphate 4-epimerase, whose translation is MTTVLIELSSEIQKAIAATRERVAALHAELPRYELVVWTAGNVSERVPGTDLFVIKPSGVSYDDLAPEVMVVCDLDGAKIDDGTAASLQPSSDTAAHAYVYRHMPEVGGVVHTHSTYAAAWAARGEAIPCVLTMMADEFGGDIPVGPFALIGDDSIGRGIVETLRGSRSKAVLMRNHGPFTVGKDARAAVKAAVMCEEVARTVHISRQLGEPIPIPDAQVASLFERYQNVYGQH